Part of the Elusimicrobiota bacterium genome, CCATTTGCTGGACATATTCGTCACGAAGGCCCAATACTTCTTCCTGCGTCCCGCGCAGCACATCCGGCTCATCGTGCGGTTTAATTTCTCTTATGCGTTCTCTAAGATCGGTCAGCTCATCGCCGGAAATCCCCAGCCGGGGGCCCCGGCCGAATATCTGGATCTCCGGAATCTCGATGTGCGGGACCACCACCTCGGGCACGCGGATGGTGCGGCCCAGGATGCGGGCCTGCCGCTCCTCCAGCGTCACCTCCACCGAGCGGGTCTGGCCGTTCCGGCTCACTTGCAAGCTCACCTTGCGTCCGACCGGGGTCTCGCCCACCAGCCGGCGCAACTGGGCGGCGCTCCGCACGCGCTCGTCGGCAAACCCCAGGATGACGTCGTTCGCCTGCAAGCCGCCCTTGGCCGCCGGGCTGTCTTCCTCCACCTATGGACCGGAAGAAACCTTCAGGATGCTGGGGTCGCACCCTCATCTGGCCGTTATCCTGGCGTTAGCCATGGTCATT contains:
- a CDS encoding PDZ domain-containing protein translates to MEEDSPAAKGGLQANDVILGFADERVRSAAQLRRLVGETPVGRKVSLQVSRNGQTRSVEVTLEERQARILGRTIRVPEVVVPHIEIPEIQIFGRGPRLGISGDELTDLRERIREIKPHDEPDVLRGTQEEVLGLRDEYVQQM